TACTGAAATTACCGAGGATAACTATCGTTATTTTAATATAATTCCAATAAGCGTAAAGAATGATCAATTTTTTAGTTATCCGAGTAAGGACGGACGTAAAGTTTGTGATGTCGTGACCTTTTCACAAGAATCAAAACCAAGGGTTGATCGAAAAGGTGTGTTTCGTGCGATGTCTTATGATGTTCATGGAAGCTATTGTTATTTGAAAAAGATGAAAGGCAATGAAGATTATTGGGCTGAAGTATGCTCTGGAGAAGAAGATTATGCGTTTGCTCACTCTCACGAAACTTACCGTATGACAAAAATTATTGATGTTGATGGTGTGCCCGTTATTATGAATACCATTGGGACAGGTGATTTCAAATCGTTTTTTGGGTATGGCGTCTCTTGTGGCGAATACTTAAAAGAATTCAAGCAGTCTTGCAGCGCATCGAACGGTCTTTTTTTGGATTTAGGAGATGCTTGTAATATGAATGATTTGAGTTTAGCTTGTGCATCTTTTATTCCTGAAGGTAAAACTCCTGATGAAGTATTGAATTCTTATACCGAAGGGTATAAAATTCAGTGCCTTGAGGATTCTATAAAGTACGCTCCATACGATGATGAAAATTATGTCTACCATGACCCTTTTTCTGATAGCTTGTATAAAGATAGTGTGAGTAGGATTAGCGAATTGGTTTATGAATGGAAAAAGGCTCAAAAACACTCCATGTATGCTTATAGATGGCAATTTTCTATAGTCGATAGTACAGTAGGGGTAGAAGGTGAGTGGAATCAATATTATTATCAAGAAAGTGAAGATGACGAACTTGAACTCAAGCATGCGAATAGCCTAGGCTTCGCTTATAACACCTTGCCAGATACTAAAATTGCAGATGCTTACCGCAAAGAAGGTGTTTATGTGTTGCCGGATTCTTTAGTGGCTGAATTCTTCCCGACTTTGGCGACTTATCCGGCTGGAATAGAGAGTTTGAAGTGGTATCCTCCGGAGGTTTTCTACATCATCGTCTTGAAAGATGTTGGGGCAAAGGGACACTTGGTGACAAATTATGATGCAGATGGAATCTATGTGACGGATATCGTGAAAAGTGGAAATTGCCCTGAAGATACAACGGTCCACTATTCGATGATATTGTTGGCGGATTCTCCCGACTGGAATGTCTTAGATCGCTCCATTGTTAAAACGACTTATGTGAGCGACAACTGGAATTGTGACAAGCCGGAAACTCTTGAGAAAATAGAACCGTATGGAGAATGGACTTTTTCGAATGAGCCGTACTATTATATCGATTGGCTTGAGTTGTTTGAACCTGATAGATATATAGAACTTTTTGGCAAAGACTAGCCCATTTCCAAGATATAGAACTTAACTTTCATGAGCTATTTTCTATCTTAGGGGCGTATGAATACTAAAATCTATTACACCCTTACGGACGAGTCGCCGTTCTTGGCGACTCAGTCTTTGCTTCCTATCGTATCTGCTTTCGCAAAGACTGCAGATATCGATGTCGAAACTAAGAACATCTCCTTGCCGGGCCGCATTCTTGCCGCTTTCGCGGACACGCTCCCGGCAGGTACGACGTTTGCTGGTAAGCCGGTGACGGATGACCTCGCATTCCTCGGCAAGCTCACGCTTGAACCGGATGCAAACATCATCAAGCTCCCGAACATTTCTGCCTCGGTGCCGCAGCTCAAGGCCGCTATCGCCGAACTCCAGAAGAACGGCTACGCCCTCCCGGACTATCCGGATGCTCCTCTCAACGACGAAGAAAAGGCTATCCGCGCCCGCTACGACAAGGTGAAGGGCTCCGCCGTGAACCCGGTGCTTCGCCAGGGCAATTCTGACCGTCGCGCTCCTAACGCTGTCAAGAATTATGCCCGCAACAATCCGCATAGCAACGGTGTGTGGAACGAATCCGTGAAGACTTATGTCGCGAGCATGCAAGCCGATGACTTCTACGGTAACGAAAAGTCCATCACGATGGCCGAAGCCGACTCCTTCAAAATTGAATTTGTCGATGAAGCTGGTGCTGTGACGGAACTCCGTGCCGCAAAGCCGCTCCTCAAGGGCGAAATCATCGATGCGACCGTCATGCGCATGGCTTCTCTCGAAAAGTTCATCGCCAATGCGATGGCTGAAGCCAAGGCCAAGGGCCTTCTCTTCTCCGTGCACCTCAAGGCCACGATGATGAAGGTCTCTGACCCGGTGCTGTTTGGTGCATTTGTCCGCGTGTTCTTCAAGGATGTGTTCACGAAGTACGCTGACCTCTTCAAGGAACTCGGAATCGATGCCAACAACGGTCTCGGTGACTTGTTTAAGCGCCTCGAAGGCAACGCCAAGGAAGCCGAAGTCAAGGCTGCTATCGACGCCGCACTCGCCGCAGGCCCGGATCTCGCCATGGTCGATTCTGCCAAGGGCGTTACGAATTTGCATGTGCCGAGCGACGTGATTATCGACGCTTCGATGCCGGCAATGATCCGCAATTCTGGCTGCATGTGGAACAAGGAAGGCAAGCTTCAAGAAGTTGTCGCCTGCATTCCGGACCGCTGCTACGCTGGTATCTACGACGAAACGATTGAATTCTGCAAGCAGAACGGCGCTTTCGACCCGAAGACGATGGGTACTGTGCCGAACGTGGGCCTTATGGCTCAGGGTGCCGAAGAATACGGCAGCCACGACAAGACGTTTGTCGCCAAGGGAAAGGGCGTTATCCGCGCTGTGAACAGCAAGGGCGAAGTCCTCTTGCAGCAGGAAGTCGCTGCTGGCGATATCTTCCGTATGTGCCAGGCCAAGGATGCTCCAGTACGTGACTGGGTGAAGCTTGCTGTCACGCGAGCCCGCCTCTCCAACA
This genomic window from Fibrobacter sp. UWB2 contains:
- a CDS encoding NADP-dependent isocitrate dehydrogenase, giving the protein MNTKIYYTLTDESPFLATQSLLPIVSAFAKTADIDVETKNISLPGRILAAFADTLPAGTTFAGKPVTDDLAFLGKLTLEPDANIIKLPNISASVPQLKAAIAELQKNGYALPDYPDAPLNDEEKAIRARYDKVKGSAVNPVLRQGNSDRRAPNAVKNYARNNPHSNGVWNESVKTYVASMQADDFYGNEKSITMAEADSFKIEFVDEAGAVTELRAAKPLLKGEIIDATVMRMASLEKFIANAMAEAKAKGLLFSVHLKATMMKVSDPVLFGAFVRVFFKDVFTKYADLFKELGIDANNGLGDLFKRLEGNAKEAEVKAAIDAALAAGPDLAMVDSAKGVTNLHVPSDVIIDASMPAMIRNSGCMWNKEGKLQEVVACIPDRCYAGIYDETIEFCKQNGAFDPKTMGTVPNVGLMAQGAEEYGSHDKTFVAKGKGVIRAVNSKGEVLLQQEVAAGDIFRMCQAKDAPVRDWVKLAVTRARLSNTPAIFWLDPERAHDREIQKKVEAYLPEHDLKGLDIKIMSPRKAIVETMKRAKAGLDTIGVTGNVMRDYLTDLFPILEVGTSAKMLSIVPLMAGGGLYETGAGGSAPKQVQQFLAENYLRWDSLGEYFALVPAFEQVALKDGNKKAKVLADTLDAANGKILEFNRTPARKIGELDNRGSHFYLALYWAQALAAQKDDAELAGKFAPIAAALSAKESEIVAALAAEQGKPADIGGYYIPKAELLKKWMRPVEAFNAIIDNI